A region of Saccharococcus thermophilus DNA encodes the following proteins:
- a CDS encoding acryloyl-CoA reductase: MGEFKALVVNKTETDFTVNVQAVTMDDLPEGDVLIKVQYSSVNYKDGLACIPDGKIVKTYPFIPGIDLAGIVVSSSDPRFKEGDEVIATSYEIGVTHYGGYSEYARIPGDWIVPLPKGLTLKEAMALGTAGFTAALSIHRLEENGLSPEKGKVLVTGATGGVGSLAVSMLAKRGYEVVASTGKETEHEYLRELGAKEILSREDVCAEKIRPLDKQHWAAAVDPVGGRTLATVLSRIQYNGAVAVSGLTGGADVPTTVFPFILRGVSLLGIDSVYCPMELRKQVWERMASDLKPDRLLESIAREITLEQLPEALSNILKGKLRGRTVVKLS, encoded by the coding sequence GTGGGCGAATTTAAAGCGTTAGTAGTGAACAAAACGGAAACCGATTTTACCGTCAATGTACAAGCTGTTACCATGGATGACCTTCCAGAAGGAGACGTCCTGATCAAGGTCCAATATTCCAGCGTCAACTATAAAGACGGATTGGCATGCATTCCCGATGGCAAAATTGTAAAGACGTATCCGTTTATCCCGGGGATTGATTTGGCCGGCATTGTGGTTTCTTCGAGCGATCCGCGTTTTAAAGAAGGGGACGAAGTCATTGCGACTAGCTATGAAATTGGGGTAACGCATTATGGAGGGTACAGTGAATACGCCCGTATTCCTGGAGATTGGATTGTTCCGCTTCCAAAAGGATTGACATTAAAAGAAGCAATGGCGCTAGGAACAGCCGGCTTTACGGCGGCATTGTCGATTCACCGCTTGGAGGAAAACGGTCTATCTCCGGAAAAAGGGAAAGTGCTTGTCACTGGGGCAACCGGCGGTGTCGGCAGTTTGGCGGTTTCGATGCTGGCAAAACGGGGCTATGAAGTGGTCGCAAGCACAGGCAAAGAAACAGAGCATGAATATTTGCGCGAACTCGGCGCGAAAGAAATTCTTTCCCGAGAAGATGTATGTGCCGAGAAGATCCGCCCGTTAGATAAACAACATTGGGCAGCGGCCGTTGACCCTGTCGGCGGAAGAACGCTTGCCACTGTTTTAAGCCGCATCCAATATAATGGCGCTGTAGCGGTTAGCGGGCTGACAGGCGGTGCGGACGTTCCAACCACTGTTTTCCCATTTATTCTTCGCGGCGTTAGTTTACTAGGCATTGATTCCGTTTATTGCCCGATGGAGTTAAGAAAACAAGTTTGGGAACGAATGGCCAGCGATTTAAAACCTGATAGACTATTAGAATCAATTGCGCGGGAAATTACTCTCGAACAGCTTCCTGAGGCGTTATCGAATATTTTAAAAGGCAAACTGCGCGGAAGAACGGTGGTAAAACTATCATAA
- a CDS encoding ABC transporter permease: MSSILIAKLRLFLRKPWMFIIMTAICVLMAFIIGTANQSKVKVPVYSHLPKKETNEIFRALQHSDLFDFELTDPNEVRKLVSEGKVEAGVELEKNGFRLIISSETANVNFIRQYVQKVYVDHMQTKAVIEHASTHSNMRAEEVKKILNEAKEQPLFTFEKKSFHGEKPVMIDSQLQPIFGFSLYFVIYTIAFNVLQILVEKRERIWDRMILSPLKKWEIYTSNLLYSFVVGYIQVALIFSVFHFGIGVDFHGKFAETLLLLVPYVFALVALSIFLTGLVNNEQQFRAIISIVSVSMAMIGGAYWPLEIVSSKILLALSKFVPVTYGMELLKGAAVYGNSIGDLLYPISILFFMGVVLMGLGINLVERRNA; the protein is encoded by the coding sequence ATGAGTAGCATTTTAATAGCAAAACTTCGCCTTTTTCTTCGAAAACCATGGATGTTTATTATTATGACCGCCATTTGCGTTTTAATGGCTTTTATCATAGGCACAGCAAATCAAAGCAAAGTAAAAGTTCCTGTCTACAGCCATCTTCCTAAAAAGGAAACGAACGAAATATTTCGTGCTCTCCAACATTCCGATTTGTTTGACTTTGAACTGACGGATCCAAACGAAGTTCGCAAGCTTGTGAGTGAAGGAAAAGTCGAAGCGGGAGTAGAGCTAGAAAAAAATGGTTTTCGCTTAATCATTTCATCAGAGACGGCAAATGTAAACTTTATTCGTCAATATGTTCAAAAAGTATATGTCGATCATATGCAAACGAAAGCCGTCATCGAACATGCCTCTACGCATTCGAATATGCGCGCGGAAGAGGTCAAAAAGATACTAAACGAAGCAAAGGAACAGCCCCTTTTTACTTTTGAAAAGAAAAGTTTCCACGGAGAAAAACCGGTTATGATTGATAGTCAATTGCAGCCAATATTTGGGTTCTCTTTATATTTTGTCATTTACACGATTGCTTTTAACGTTCTCCAAATCCTCGTCGAAAAAAGAGAACGAATATGGGATCGCATGATTCTTTCACCGTTGAAAAAATGGGAAATATATACAAGTAATTTATTATATAGTTTTGTAGTCGGATATATTCAAGTGGCGCTCATATTCTCTGTCTTTCATTTTGGAATCGGCGTCGATTTTCATGGAAAATTCGCAGAAACACTTTTGTTATTAGTCCCTTATGTTTTCGCGCTTGTTGCGTTATCTATTTTTCTAACAGGACTTGTGAACAACGAGCAACAGTTTAGAGCGATTATTTCGATTGTATCGGTTAGCATGGCGATGATCGGCGGAGCGTACTGGCCTTTGGAAATCGTCTCCTCTAAAATTTTATTGGCTCTCTCTAAATTCGTACCTGTTACTTACGGCATGGAACTCTTAAAAGGAGCAGCGGTTTATGGAAATTCCATCGGCGATTTATTATATCCAATCAGCATTTTATTTTTTATGGGAGTCGTATTGATGGGGCTTGGCATTAATTTGGTAGAAAGAAGAAATGCATAA
- a CDS encoding ABC transporter permease: MMIGQFIKKQLLLFIRNRHELLVLLGMPFLLITILGLALGNMMKNDSPAIRAKVALIERGNEQADLQKFVHDLENLGIPPEQKQMMTNAAKQMLPVTALKNDVLGSKELKPYITLVTAKPSELEKIRKDKSYTAIIEIPRQFTYSVLQSVFLGKKQQPTLSFYTNEQKEISSKIVEDIVKTFQERYSTFSALGKSGLLNSSFSMPAVHVQGKVETVTKREPINAVTYYMVGMSVMFVLYIASNIGSYAFQEKQLHVFNRILLANVSKWSYMIGIFISSVLLAFLQLSLLYGVTSIIYHIRWPHITAFFAVTLALCFAVGGLSVLLTSLNYRLNSEHMSNFFASIVVTVFSLLGGSFFPSNQLSGWIHTLGNLTPNGSGMTAYLKILQGYGFAEVTGSILYLRLFSMTMIIAAVFTFPKKGELS, encoded by the coding sequence ATGATGATTGGACAATTTATAAAGAAGCAGCTCCTATTGTTTATTCGAAACCGGCATGAATTGCTTGTTCTTCTTGGAATGCCGTTTCTTTTAATTACGATATTAGGCTTAGCGCTCGGAAACATGATGAAGAATGACTCTCCTGCCATTCGCGCAAAAGTCGCTCTCATTGAGAGAGGAAACGAACAAGCAGATTTACAAAAATTTGTTCATGATTTAGAAAATCTAGGCATACCACCCGAACAGAAGCAAATGATGACGAACGCAGCAAAACAGATGCTTCCCGTTACTGCATTAAAAAACGATGTATTGGGTTCCAAAGAATTAAAACCATATATCACGCTGGTGACGGCAAAACCATCTGAACTCGAAAAAATTAGGAAAGATAAAAGCTACACAGCGATTATCGAAATTCCTCGACAATTTACGTATTCGGTTCTACAAAGCGTCTTTCTAGGAAAAAAGCAACAACCAACGCTTTCCTTCTATACAAATGAGCAAAAGGAAATCTCATCGAAAATAGTAGAAGATATAGTCAAAACATTTCAAGAGCGCTACTCCACTTTTTCTGCTCTTGGAAAATCAGGCTTACTAAACAGTTCATTTAGCATGCCCGCTGTCCATGTCCAAGGTAAAGTCGAAACGGTCACAAAGAGAGAACCCATTAATGCCGTTACTTATTATATGGTGGGAATGAGCGTCATGTTTGTCTTATATATCGCATCAAATATCGGTTCTTATGCATTTCAAGAAAAACAACTTCATGTTTTTAATCGAATATTGCTTGCCAATGTATCGAAATGGTCTTACATGATAGGGATTTTTATCTCATCTGTACTTCTTGCGTTTTTACAGCTAAGTTTGCTGTATGGGGTCACTTCGATCATCTATCACATTAGATGGCCTCATATTACTGCCTTTTTTGCAGTAACTCTTGCCCTATGTTTTGCTGTTGGAGGATTATCCGTTTTGTTAACATCCTTAAATTACCGATTGAATTCAGAACATATGTCAAACTTTTTTGCAAGTATCGTTGTTACCGTTTTTTCGCTTCTCGGAGGAAGTTTTTTTCCTTCTAACCAACTATCAGGCTGGATTCATACACTTGGAAATCTTACCCCTAACGGTTCAGGGATGACAGCGTATTTAAAAATACTTCAGGGGTATGGTTTTGCGGAAGTTACGGGTTCGATTTTGTATTTACGCTTATTTAGCATGACGATGATAATAGCAGCCGTATTCACCTTCCCAAAAAAGGGGGAATTATCATGA